One window of the Niallia circulans genome contains the following:
- a CDS encoding alpha/beta-type small acid-soluble spore protein, which yields MANNNSNQLLVPGVSQALDQMKYEIASEFGVNLGAETTSRANGSVGGEITKRLVQMAEQQLGGSRF from the coding sequence ATGGCAAATAACAATTCAAATCAATTATTAGTTCCTGGAGTATCTCAAGCATTGGATCAAATGAAGTATGAAATTGCATCAGAGTTCGGGGTAAACCTTGGAGCTGAAACTACTTCTCGTGCTAACGGTTCTGTTGGTGGCGAAATCACTAAAAGATTAGTACAAATGGCTGAGCAACAACTTGGCGGCAGCAGATTCTAA
- a CDS encoding coproporphyrinogen III oxidase, giving the protein MKQIYIQGLTDERYIRPLEHIGNLFFEDTKVLYRELEEKADLHVEFETEIIGHEFIVKGKLKELKEETICNSHADLSQLTDKEIFKQMKKAISKSYLLLLQEYTGMVQKWGILTGIRPTKLLHRHMQKQTPIEEAHQSLREEYLMSDEKIELMQKIIDRQLAVIPDLYDLKKEVSIYIGIPFCPTKCAYCTFPAYAINGRQGSVSSFLGGLHYEMEKIGEWLKEKNINITTVYYGGGTPTSISAEEMDMLYERMHASFPNVENIREITVEAGRPDTISPDKLEVLKKYNIDRISINPQSYTQQTLKAIGRHHTVEETIEKYHLARKHGMNNINMDLIIGLPGEGVEEFQYSLDKTEELMPESLTVHTLSFKRASEMTRNKSRYKVADREEIQEMMKMAEEWTEKHDYVPYYLYRQKNILGNLENVGYSKKNQESIYNIMMMEELQTVIGVGCGASSKFIHPVTGKITQFSNPKHPKTYNESFVEYTDKKIALLNEHFSLEASK; this is encoded by the coding sequence ATGAAACAAATATATATACAAGGATTAACAGATGAACGTTATATTAGGCCGTTAGAGCACATAGGAAATTTATTTTTTGAAGATACAAAGGTGCTTTATAGAGAACTAGAAGAAAAAGCAGACCTTCATGTTGAGTTCGAAACAGAAATTATTGGGCATGAATTTATCGTAAAAGGCAAGCTCAAGGAATTAAAAGAAGAAACTATATGTAATAGCCATGCAGATCTTAGTCAGTTAACGGATAAAGAAATATTTAAGCAAATGAAAAAAGCCATTTCCAAAAGTTATTTATTATTGCTGCAAGAGTATACAGGAATGGTGCAGAAATGGGGGATTTTAACAGGTATACGCCCAACAAAACTTCTTCACCGGCATATGCAAAAGCAAACACCGATAGAAGAGGCGCATCAATCTCTTCGTGAGGAATATTTAATGTCCGATGAAAAAATCGAGCTAATGCAGAAAATCATTGATCGCCAATTAGCAGTGATTCCTGATTTATATGATTTGAAAAAAGAAGTAAGCATCTATATTGGAATTCCATTTTGTCCGACAAAATGTGCTTACTGTACGTTCCCAGCCTATGCCATTAATGGACGACAAGGCTCAGTTTCCTCCTTTTTAGGCGGGCTTCATTATGAAATGGAAAAGATAGGGGAGTGGCTAAAAGAAAAAAATATTAATATTACAACCGTCTATTATGGGGGAGGAACACCAACAAGTATTTCAGCAGAAGAAATGGACATGCTTTACGAGCGCATGCATGCTTCTTTTCCAAATGTAGAAAACATTCGTGAAATCACGGTCGAAGCAGGGAGACCGGATACGATTTCGCCAGACAAACTGGAAGTGTTAAAAAAATATAATATCGATCGAATTAGTATTAATCCACAATCGTATACACAACAAACATTAAAAGCGATTGGTAGACATCATACAGTAGAAGAAACAATTGAAAAGTATCATTTAGCACGTAAGCATGGCATGAATAATATTAATATGGATTTAATTATTGGGCTTCCAGGTGAAGGTGTGGAAGAATTTCAATATTCTCTTGATAAAACAGAAGAGTTAATGCCTGAATCACTGACTGTTCATACTCTGTCGTTTAAACGTGCGTCTGAAATGACGCGTAATAAATCTAGATATAAGGTAGCGGATAGAGAGGAAATTCAGGAAATGATGAAGATGGCGGAAGAATGGACAGAGAAACATGATTATGTCCCGTACTATTTATACCGTCAGAAAAATATTCTAGGAAATTTAGAGAATGTCGGCTATTCAAAGAAAAACCAGGAAAGTATCTATAATATTATGATGATGGAAGAACTGCAGACGGTTATTGGTGTAGGCTGTGGAGCGTCCAGCAAATTTATTCATCCTGTTACAGGTAAGATTACCCAATTTTCTAATCCTAAACATCCTAAAACATATAATGAAAGTTTTGTGGAATATACGGATAAAAAAATTGCCTTGTTAAATGAACATTTTTCATTAGAAGCATCTAAATAA
- a CDS encoding YlbF family regulator, whose product MAVNLHDPANALEKAIRQSDEYTELKKMYDTVNGDPSAKAMFDNFRNIQLQLQQKQMSGQEITQEEVEQAQKTVALVQQHESISKLMEAEQRMSVLIGELNQIIMKPLEELYGPAQQQ is encoded by the coding sequence ATGGCAGTAAATTTACATGATCCTGCTAATGCTTTAGAGAAAGCGATTCGTCAAAGTGATGAATATACAGAATTGAAAAAGATGTATGATACGGTAAATGGAGATCCTTCTGCGAAAGCGATGTTTGATAATTTCCGTAATATTCAATTACAGCTTCAGCAAAAGCAAATGTCTGGTCAAGAAATTACACAAGAAGAAGTAGAACAAGCCCAAAAAACAGTAGCACTTGTTCAACAACACGAAAGTATTTCGAAATTGATGGAAGCAGAACAACGTATGAGCGTATTAATTGGTGAATTGAACCAAATCATCATGAAACCATTAGAAGAGCTTTACGGTCCTGCTCAACAACAATAA
- a CDS encoding Cof-type HAD-IIB family hydrolase — MIYRLLALNIDGTLLQSNGRLTKATKEAIEYVQQKGIYVTLVTARSLPSAKKVAKALKLNSYIVAHEGALVANNEDDTIFVKRIADDLTSDIVRFLEGFICQIRLVHEKFSLANKSKLHHNMLAKTVLSSGDPVFYSHQFVDVLSDVLLEEPVSPPKMEVYFEEKKDCEDAKEVLGKMFDNIHIVQHNELRLDILPAGVSKRSGLLFLGEKLGIKSSEMVAIGDGLDDLEVIEAVGLGVAMGNAPNQLKIAADWVTRSNDQEGVAYMVKEHFRKQHPIEFLRKMNIIK; from the coding sequence ATGATCTATCGCTTACTAGCTTTAAATATCGATGGTACTCTCCTTCAATCAAATGGCCGCTTAACGAAAGCGACAAAAGAGGCGATTGAATATGTACAGCAAAAGGGAATTTATGTAACGCTTGTAACTGCAAGGAGCTTGCCCTCTGCGAAAAAGGTGGCAAAAGCGTTGAAATTAAATAGTTACATCGTGGCACATGAAGGAGCATTAGTGGCCAATAATGAAGATGATACTATTTTTGTTAAACGAATCGCAGACGACCTTACATCAGATATTGTCCGATTCTTAGAAGGATTCATATGCCAAATTCGTTTGGTACATGAAAAATTCTCACTAGCTAACAAATCAAAACTCCATCATAATATGCTTGCAAAAACGGTCTTATCATCTGGAGATCCAGTCTTTTATTCCCACCAATTTGTCGATGTTTTAAGTGATGTTTTATTAGAAGAACCAGTAAGTCCGCCCAAAATGGAAGTTTATTTTGAAGAGAAAAAAGACTGCGAGGATGCAAAAGAAGTGCTTGGAAAAATGTTTGATAATATCCATATTGTTCAACATAATGAGTTGCGTCTAGATATTTTACCAGCTGGTGTATCGAAACGAAGCGGGTTGTTATTTTTAGGGGAAAAGCTCGGGATAAAGAGCAGCGAAATGGTTGCCATAGGAGACGGATTAGACGATTTAGAGGTAATTGAAGCAGTAGGTCTTGGTGTGGCAATGGGAAATGCTCCAAATCAATTGAAAATTGCAGCGGACTGGGTAACGAGATCTAATGACCAAGAAGGGGTTGCTTACATGGTCAAGGAACACTTCCGTAAACAGCATCCCATTGAGTTTTTGCGCAAGATGAATATTATAAAATAG
- a CDS encoding YheC/YheD family protein, which produces MTLKFLQLTKKDDFQKTLKGLSIAISPSLLKFLHVDLHDDVYVCIAKMLIPVNVQTHSLEKQDIVFSTDLEKNLPIPKEINTYLLPYYHKNQIIHLGPVIGILTEVNDDKEDISFPAIQHLCKELTEELTQIGGFFYLFGLQHVQDDFVHGYFFANNTWSKQPLPYPNVVYNRLHSRKAEASTSFLQLKKILEDKEIPIFNSKFFSKDETYQLLVKNAEVTLHLPVTEPLTVENLHFMLKNFPVLYVKPVHGSQGRNIIHIESFNNHYIATISSGKRKGKSQLFTEEKKLWKWLEHYSKGRSYICQQGIDFQKWQGRSLDFRILCHKNYQGNWTITSTVARIAQKNAIVANLAQGAEMKPAKAVLNELLHTENAEQKLEELKRLAIEIAILLHKNTDGYLGELGIDIGMDKQGHLWIIEVNSKPSKKLEEHIEKTRPSTKALLEYFIALSFSPCLKELSDDE; this is translated from the coding sequence ATGACTCTGAAATTTTTGCAACTAACAAAAAAAGATGATTTTCAAAAAACATTAAAAGGATTATCTATTGCAATCAGTCCCTCTTTATTAAAATTTTTACATGTGGATCTCCATGATGACGTTTATGTATGTATAGCTAAAATGCTTATTCCAGTAAATGTACAAACACATTCACTTGAAAAACAAGATATTGTTTTTAGTACAGATTTAGAAAAAAACTTGCCAATTCCTAAAGAAATCAACACCTATCTTCTGCCTTATTATCACAAGAATCAAATAATCCATTTAGGCCCTGTTATTGGTATATTAACAGAAGTGAACGACGACAAAGAGGATATTTCTTTTCCTGCTATTCAACATTTATGCAAGGAATTGACGGAAGAATTAACGCAAATAGGCGGATTCTTTTATCTGTTCGGATTACAGCATGTTCAAGATGATTTCGTTCACGGTTATTTTTTTGCTAATAACACCTGGTCTAAACAACCATTACCTTATCCTAATGTCGTTTATAATCGACTTCATTCGCGAAAGGCAGAGGCAAGTACTTCTTTTTTGCAGCTCAAAAAAATATTAGAAGACAAAGAAATTCCTATTTTTAATAGTAAATTTTTTTCAAAGGATGAAACATATCAACTTCTCGTAAAAAATGCGGAAGTTACTCTCCATTTACCGGTAACGGAGCCTTTAACTGTGGAAAACTTACACTTTATGCTTAAGAATTTTCCAGTTCTCTATGTGAAACCTGTTCATGGAAGCCAAGGCAGAAATATCATTCATATTGAGTCCTTTAACAATCATTATATTGCTACAATTTCTTCTGGAAAAAGGAAAGGGAAAAGCCAGCTTTTCACGGAAGAAAAAAAACTTTGGAAATGGCTAGAACACTACAGTAAGGGAAGATCTTATATTTGCCAGCAAGGAATAGATTTTCAAAAATGGCAAGGGCGCTCCCTTGACTTTCGTATTCTTTGCCACAAAAACTATCAAGGGAACTGGACAATAACATCTACCGTTGCCAGAATTGCCCAAAAGAATGCAATTGTTGCCAATCTTGCCCAAGGCGCAGAGATGAAGCCTGCAAAAGCGGTGTTAAATGAATTGCTGCATACAGAAAATGCAGAACAAAAATTGGAGGAATTAAAAAGATTAGCAATCGAAATTGCCATTCTCCTCCATAAAAATACAGATGGATACTTAGGTGAACTTGGAATCGACATAGGCATGGATAAACAAGGACACTTATGGATCATAGAGGTAAACTCTAAACCTTCTAAGAAATTAGAGGAACATATTGAAAAAACAAGGCCATCCACAAAAGCTTTACTTGAATATTTTATTGCACTTTCCTTTTCCCCTTGTTTAAAGGAGCTATCAGACGATGAATAA